From a single Nostoc edaphicum CCNP1411 genomic region:
- the metH gene encoding methionine synthase, which produces MTHPFLERLRSPDSPVLVFDGAMGTNLQTQNLTAEDFGGPQYEGCNEYLVHTKPEAVAKVHRDFLAAGADVIETDTFGSTSLVLAEYDLADQAYYLSKTAAELAKRIAAEFSTPEKPRFVAGSIGPTTKLPTLGHIDFDTMKATFAEQAEALWDGGVDLFLVETCQDVLQIKAALNAIEEVFAKKGDRRPLMVSVTMESMGTMLVGSEISAVLTILEPYPIDILGLNCATGPDLMKPHIKYLAEHSPFIVSCIPNAGLPENVGGQAHYRLTPLELRMSLMHFVEDLGVQVIGGCCGTRPEHIQQLAELAKDLKPKVRQPSLEPAAASIYTTQPYDQDNSFLIVGERLNASGSKKCRDLLNAEDWDGLVSMARAQVKEGAHILDVNVDYVGRDGVRDMHELVSRIVNNVTLPLMLDSTEWEKMEAGLKVAGGKCLLNSTNYEDGEPRFLKVLELAKKYGAGVIIGTIDEDGMARTADKKFAIAQRAYRQAVEYGIPPTEIFFDTLALPISTGIEEDRENGKATIESIRRIREGLPGCHVILGVSNISFGLNPASRMVLNSVFLHEATTAGMDAAIVSANKILPLSKIDERHQEICRQLIYDERKFEGNVCVYDPLGELTTAFAGVTTKRDRSLDESLPIPERLTRHIIDGERIGLEEHLKKALEEHPPLEIINTFLLDGMKVVGELFGSGQMQLPFVLQSAETMKAAVAFLEPFMEKSESGNNAKGTFIIATVKGDVHDIGKNLVDIILSNNGYKVINLGIKQPVENIINAYEQYKPDCIAMSGLLVKSTAFMKENLEVFNEKGISVPVILGGAALTPKFVYEDCQNTYKGKVVYGKDAFSDLHFMDKLMPAKATNNWEDLQGFLNEIETAEVSTNGNKEPKATTAEETSSEPKVVDTRRSDAVAIDIERPTPPFWGTQLLQPSDIPIEEIFWHLDLQALIAGQWQFRKPKEQSKEEYQAFLAEKVYPVLETWKQRIIEENLLHPQVIYGYFPCQSEGNSLHIYDSESQSQQVTTFEFPRQKSLRRLCIADFFAPKESGIIDVFPMQAVTVGEIATEFAQKLFAANQYTDYLYFHGMAVQVAEAVAEWTHARIRRELGFTAEEPDNIRDMLAQRYRGSRYSFGYPACPNIQDQYKQLELLQTDRINLYMDESEQLYPEQSTTAIITYHPIAKYFSA; this is translated from the coding sequence ATGACTCATCCTTTCCTTGAACGCCTGCGTAGTCCAGATAGCCCAGTCCTCGTTTTCGATGGGGCGATGGGAACCAACTTACAAACCCAAAACCTGACTGCTGAAGACTTCGGCGGCCCACAGTATGAAGGTTGTAACGAATACTTAGTCCACACGAAACCTGAAGCTGTCGCTAAGGTTCACCGCGACTTTCTCGCCGCTGGTGCAGATGTCATTGAAACTGATACCTTTGGCAGTACCTCCCTGGTGCTGGCAGAATATGACTTAGCAGACCAAGCTTATTACCTCAGCAAGACAGCCGCAGAATTAGCGAAGCGTATCGCGGCGGAATTTTCCACGCCAGAAAAACCCAGGTTTGTGGCAGGTTCCATCGGCCCCACAACGAAACTCCCCACCTTGGGACATATTGACTTTGATACCATGAAAGCTACTTTTGCTGAACAAGCAGAGGCGCTGTGGGATGGTGGTGTCGATTTATTTTTGGTGGAAACTTGCCAAGATGTGCTGCAAATTAAAGCGGCGCTAAATGCTATTGAAGAGGTATTTGCTAAGAAAGGCGATCGCAGACCGTTGATGGTTTCTGTGACAATGGAAAGCATGGGCACAATGTTGGTAGGTTCAGAAATCAGTGCTGTGCTGACAATTCTGGAACCTTACCCAATTGACATTCTCGGTCTAAACTGCGCCACAGGCCCAGACTTGATGAAACCACATATCAAGTATCTGGCAGAACATTCGCCTTTCATCGTTTCCTGTATTCCTAACGCAGGTTTACCTGAGAACGTCGGCGGTCAAGCGCACTACCGGCTGACACCGTTGGAATTACGGATGTCATTGATGCATTTTGTTGAAGATTTGGGTGTCCAAGTGATCGGGGGTTGCTGTGGGACGCGTCCAGAACACATTCAACAATTGGCAGAACTTGCTAAAGACCTGAAGCCAAAAGTTAGGCAACCTAGCTTAGAACCAGCAGCAGCATCAATTTACACCACTCAGCCATACGACCAAGATAATTCCTTCTTGATTGTTGGCGAACGTCTCAACGCCAGTGGTTCCAAGAAGTGCCGCGATTTGCTAAATGCGGAAGATTGGGATGGACTCGTTTCAATGGCGAGGGCGCAAGTAAAAGAAGGCGCACATATCCTCGATGTCAACGTCGATTATGTGGGACGTGACGGCGTGCGCGATATGCACGAATTAGTTTCGCGCATTGTTAATAATGTCACACTGCCTTTAATGCTTGACTCCACCGAATGGGAAAAGATGGAGGCGGGTTTAAAGGTTGCCGGTGGTAAGTGTTTGCTAAATTCCACCAACTACGAAGATGGGGAACCGCGCTTTTTGAAAGTGCTGGAGTTAGCGAAGAAATACGGTGCTGGTGTAATCATTGGTACTATCGATGAAGATGGGATGGCGCGGACAGCAGACAAAAAGTTTGCGATCGCTCAACGCGCATACCGTCAAGCTGTAGAATACGGCATACCACCCACAGAAATATTCTTTGATACCCTAGCGTTACCCATTTCCACCGGGATTGAAGAAGACCGAGAAAACGGTAAAGCCACAATTGAATCTATCCGGCGGATTCGTGAAGGATTGCCTGGATGTCATGTGATTTTGGGTGTTTCCAATATTTCCTTTGGTTTAAATCCAGCCTCGCGGATGGTGCTGAACTCAGTATTTCTGCACGAAGCGACAACGGCGGGAATGGATGCAGCTATTGTCAGCGCTAATAAAATTTTACCGCTCTCGAAGATTGACGAACGTCATCAAGAAATTTGTCGCCAGTTGATTTATGACGAACGTAAATTTGAGGGTAACGTCTGCGTTTACGATCCCTTGGGAGAGCTTACCACAGCGTTTGCCGGGGTAACAACTAAACGCGATCGCTCTTTAGATGAAAGTCTCCCCATCCCCGAACGCCTCACACGCCACATCATCGACGGCGAACGCATTGGCTTAGAAGAACATCTGAAAAAAGCCTTAGAAGAACATCCCCCCTTAGAGATTATCAACACCTTCCTGCTAGATGGGATGAAAGTTGTCGGGGAATTATTCGGTTCTGGACAAATGCAGTTACCTTTCGTTCTGCAATCTGCGGAAACCATGAAAGCGGCGGTGGCATTTCTAGAACCGTTCATGGAAAAATCAGAATCAGGCAACAATGCCAAGGGAACCTTTATCATTGCCACAGTGAAAGGCGATGTCCACGACATTGGTAAAAACTTGGTGGATATCATCTTATCCAACAACGGCTACAAGGTGATTAACCTGGGAATTAAACAGCCAGTAGAAAACATCATCAACGCTTACGAACAGTACAAACCTGATTGTATTGCCATGAGTGGTTTGCTGGTGAAATCCACCGCCTTCATGAAAGAGAACTTGGAAGTATTTAACGAAAAGGGAATTAGTGTCCCTGTAATTTTAGGTGGTGCGGCGCTGACTCCCAAATTTGTGTATGAAGATTGCCAAAATACCTATAAAGGTAAAGTTGTTTATGGCAAAGATGCCTTTTCTGACTTGCACTTCATGGATAAATTAATGCCAGCAAAGGCAACCAATAACTGGGAAGATTTGCAAGGATTTTTGAACGAAATCGAAACGGCTGAAGTTTCGACAAATGGTAACAAAGAACCAAAAGCTACAACTGCTGAAGAAACATCTTCTGAACCAAAAGTAGTAGATACAAGACGTTCTGATGCTGTAGCGATAGATATTGAACGTCCAACACCGCCTTTTTGGGGAACACAGTTATTGCAGCCTAGTGATATTCCCATTGAGGAAATATTCTGGCATTTAGATTTACAAGCTTTAATTGCTGGACAGTGGCAATTCCGTAAACCAAAAGAGCAATCTAAGGAAGAATATCAGGCTTTCTTAGCTGAGAAAGTCTACCCAGTGTTAGAAACTTGGAAACAGCGGATTATTGAAGAGAATCTGTTGCATCCCCAGGTGATTTATGGGTATTTCCCTTGTCAATCTGAGGGGAATTCTCTACATATATATGACTCAGAAAGTCAATCACAACAGGTTACAACTTTCGAGTTTCCTAGACAGAAGTCGTTAAGGCGGTTGTGTATAGCAGATTTCTTTGCACCGAAGGAATCAGGAATTATTGATGTCTTCCCAATGCAAGCGGTGACTGTAGGGGAGATTGCAACCGAGTTCGCCCAAAAGCTGTTTGCCGCCAATCAATACACAGATTACCTGTATTTTCACGGTATGGCGGTGCAGGTGGCGGAGGCTGTGGCGGAGTGGACACACGCCAGAATTCGCCGTGAGTTAGGCTTTACTGCTGAAGAACCCGACAACATTCGGGATATGTTAGCACAACGCTATCGTGGCTCACGGTATAGTTTTGGTTATCCTGCTTGCCCAAATATCCAAGACCAGTACAAGCAACTGGAGTTATTGCAGACTGACAGGATTAACTTGTATATGGATGAAAGCGAACAACTTTATCCAGAACAGTCTACCACTGCGATTATTACCTATCACCCAATAGCAAAATACTTTAGCGCGTAG
- a CDS encoding leucine-rich repeat domain-containing protein, with protein sequence MTNEELLQIIEQAVEEKATKLYLSDNQLSSLPPEISQLSSLTELYLFDNQLSSLPPEISQLSNLTTLSLSNNQLSSLPPEISQLSNLTTLYLDNNQLSSLPPEISQLSNLTTLSLSNNQFSSLPPVISQLSNLTTLSLVNNQFSSLPSEISQLSNLTGLYLSSNQLSSLPPEICQLSNLTELYLYNTQLSSLPPEICQLSNLTTLSLGNNQFSSLPSEICQLSNLTELNLSSNQLSNLPPGICQLSNLTLLNLCNNQLSSIPLEICQLSNLTRLYLSDNQLSSIPLEICQLSNLIRLDLNNNQLSSIPPEICQLSNLTKLYLRENQLSSVPPEICQLSNLRRLDLDSNPQLSSPPPEIVEQGRQAILTYLREKLEGSQRQWISKLLVVGEGGVGKTSLLRALRGEEFDTQESTTHGIEIKSLELTHPTQAVTMQLNTWDFGGQEIYHATHQFFLTNRSLFLLAWNARLGFEQGKLYYWLDTIKALAPESPILLVATHIDERDADLPLTELRRKYPQIIEHCKISSKSSNGIEKLRQGIAESAAKLPLMGEIWPTTWLNAANAIRTQPKKQITPQQLWDIMAESQVADISKEVLARWLHELGEILYFQDNEELNDTVILKPQWVTEYISKVLESEDVINRFGIFTRQEMAQLWRDLEPSIRDHFLRLMERFDLSYRIPENRDLSLVVERLPFDAPNYEQKWQQIKQAGECNEISMKFQLNTIPAGIPTWFIARQHRFTTGIHWRNGVLFAYEQEHLALVEAVKSDRYIKLTVRGPNPLNFFVLLRDGMELTLARFPGLDIQRTIPCFGHNGQPCTHEFDYKQLSQRWEKKKGTIECPEAMEDVSVPELLYGLNWNTQNAVLERIDQLEKTVVDGQAVILDEFKNLLELTQRGFTNAFRREQAIIDAHCPNIFVLRPHDAKAWQKNLAGQKLDLQLYCQAPGCWHPTQEGGLYEINEPAKWLRVTAPYIGNLFKVLKYAAPIIGPWLGVVDPKEYETLFKNDLELFKELAAKLPELKESEDLELADKIARGEDLDPERTDGAALRALRQLLEEKDPQQHWGGLKKVLTPEGHYLWLCEHHAAEYKR encoded by the coding sequence GTGACAAACGAAGAACTGTTGCAAATTATTGAACAAGCTGTCGAAGAAAAGGCAACAAAGCTATACCTCTCTGACAATCAACTCAGTAGCCTGCCGCCAGAAATCAGTCAACTCTCCAGCTTGACGGAGCTATACCTCTTTGACAATCAACTTAGTAGCCTGCCGCCAGAAATTAGCCAACTCTCCAACTTGACAACGCTATCCCTCAGTAACAATCAACTTAGTAGTCTGCCGCCAGAAATCAGTCAACTCTCTAACTTGACAACGCTATACCTCGATAACAATCAACTTAGTAGCCTACCGCCAGAAATTAGCCAACTCTCCAACTTAACAACGCTATCCCTCAGTAACAATCAATTCAGTAGCTTACCCCCAGTAATTAGTCAACTCTCCAACTTAACAACGCTATCCCTCGTTAACAATCAATTTAGCAGTCTACCGTCAGAAATCAGTCAACTCTCCAACTTGACAGGACTATACCTCTCTAGCAATCAACTTAGTAGCCTACCGCCAGAAATCTGCCAACTCTCCAACTTGACAGAGCTATACCTCTACAACACTCAACTCAGCAGTTTACCCCCAGAAATCTGCCAACTCTCCAACTTAACAACGCTATCCCTCGGTAACAATCAATTTAGCAGTCTACCGTCAGAAATCTGCCAACTCTCCAACTTGACAGAGCTAAACCTCTCTAGCAATCAACTCAGCAATCTGCCGCCAGGAATTTGCCAACTCTCCAACTTGACATTGCTAAACCTCTGTAACAATCAACTCAGCAGTATACCGCTAGAAATCTGCCAACTCTCCAACTTGACAAGACTATACCTCTCTGACAATCAACTCAGCAGTATACCGCTAGAAATCTGCCAACTCTCCAACTTGATAAGACTAGACCTCAATAACAATCAACTCAGCAGTATACCGCCAGAAATCTGCCAACTCTCCAACTTGACAAAACTATACCTTCGTGAAAATCAACTCAGCAGCGTGCCGCCAGAAATCTGCCAACTCTCCAACTTGAGAAGGCTAGACCTCGATAGCAATCCACAATTAAGCTCGCCGCCGCCTGAAATTGTCGAGCAGGGAAGGCAGGCAATTTTAACCTATCTTCGAGAAAAGTTAGAGGGCAGTCAACGGCAGTGGATTTCTAAACTGCTAGTCGTCGGTGAAGGAGGTGTGGGTAAAACATCATTATTAAGAGCATTGCGCGGTGAAGAGTTCGACACCCAGGAATCCACCACCCACGGTATTGAAATTAAATCCCTGGAATTAACCCATCCCACGCAAGCTGTCACCATGCAGCTGAACACCTGGGACTTTGGCGGACAGGAAATCTATCACGCTACCCATCAATTCTTCCTCACCAACCGCTCTCTATTTTTACTCGCCTGGAATGCCCGACTGGGATTTGAGCAAGGTAAACTCTACTACTGGCTAGATACTATCAAAGCCTTAGCCCCCGAATCTCCGATTTTACTCGTCGCCACACACATCGATGAGCGAGATGCCGATCTTCCCCTAACTGAGTTACGCCGCAAATACCCCCAGATTATCGAACATTGTAAAATTAGCTCTAAAAGCAGCAATGGCATTGAAAAACTTCGGCAAGGAATCGCAGAATCAGCCGCTAAGTTGCCTTTAATGGGTGAAATCTGGCCTACCACGTGGCTAAACGCTGCCAATGCAATCCGCACCCAGCCGAAAAAACAAATCACACCACAGCAATTGTGGGACATCATGGCTGAGTCCCAAGTTGCTGACATCAGCAAGGAAGTACTAGCGCGATGGCTGCATGAATTAGGTGAAATTCTCTACTTCCAAGACAACGAAGAACTTAACGATACCGTTATTCTCAAGCCCCAGTGGGTAACTGAATATATCAGCAAAGTGCTGGAAAGCGAAGACGTAATCAACCGCTTTGGCATTTTCACCCGTCAAGAAATGGCTCAACTTTGGCGCGATTTAGAGCCATCCATACGGGATCACTTTTTGCGCCTCATGGAGCGTTTTGACCTTTCCTATCGCATTCCCGAAAATCGGGATCTCAGCCTGGTTGTGGAACGTTTGCCCTTCGATGCGCCTAATTATGAACAGAAATGGCAGCAAATTAAACAAGCAGGGGAATGTAATGAAATTTCGATGAAATTTCAACTCAATACCATTCCTGCGGGGATTCCTACTTGGTTTATTGCGCGTCAACACCGCTTCACAACCGGCATTCATTGGCGTAACGGTGTTTTATTTGCTTATGAGCAGGAACATTTAGCATTAGTGGAAGCTGTTAAAAGCGATCGCTATATTAAGTTAACAGTGCGAGGCCCTAACCCGCTAAATTTCTTTGTCCTACTTCGAGATGGCATGGAACTCACTCTCGCCAGGTTTCCCGGATTAGACATTCAACGCACAATTCCATGTTTTGGTCATAATGGTCAACCATGTACCCACGAATTTGACTATAAACAACTATCGCAACGCTGGGAAAAAAAGAAAGGCACAATTGAATGTCCAGAAGCTATGGAAGATGTATCAGTGCCAGAACTCTTATATGGCTTAAACTGGAATACTCAAAATGCAGTGCTAGAACGCATTGACCAGTTAGAAAAAACAGTTGTTGACGGACAAGCAGTAATTCTCGATGAATTCAAAAATCTCCTAGAACTGACGCAACGGGGATTTACCAATGCATTCCGTCGCGAACAAGCAATCATAGATGCTCACTGTCCCAATATCTTTGTGTTGCGTCCCCATGATGCTAAAGCTTGGCAAAAGAATCTAGCTGGACAGAAATTAGATTTACAACTCTATTGCCAAGCACCAGGCTGTTGGCATCCCACCCAAGAAGGTGGTTTATATGAAATAAATGAACCTGCCAAATGGCTGAGAGTAACTGCACCTTATATTGGTAACTTATTCAAAGTTTTGAAATATGCTGCACCGATAATTGGCCCTTGGCTGGGTGTGGTAGATCCCAAAGAATATGAAACGCTATTTAAAAACGATTTAGAACTATTTAAAGAACTAGCAGCAAAATTACCTGAACTCAAAGAATCTGAAGATTTAGAATTAGCAGACAAAATTGCTAGAGGTGAAGATTTAGATCCAGAACGCACTGATGGTGCAGCTTTGCGTGCTTTGCGTCAACTCTTAGAAGAAAAAGATCCCCAGCAGCACTGGGGTGGATTAAAGAAAGTCTTAACTCCAGAGGGACATTACCTGTGGCTATGCGAACATCATGCAGCCGAGTATAAACGCTAA